Proteins found in one Quercus robur chromosome 2, dhQueRobu3.1, whole genome shotgun sequence genomic segment:
- the LOC126714905 gene encoding serine/threonine-protein kinase STY13-like, with translation MKEKSESGGGYVRADQIDLKSLDEQLQRHLSRAWTMEKNKKREEDQQEQEAARSTVTRRQEWEIDPSKLIIKAVIARGTFGTVHRGIYDGQDVAVKLLDWGEEGHRSDAEIASLRAAFTQEVAVWHKLEHPNVTKFIGATMGSSELNIQTDNGHIGMPSNICCVVVEYCPGGALKSYLIKNRRRKLAFKVVVQLALDLARGMSYLHSQKIVHRDVKTENMLLDKTRTVKIADFGVARIEASNPNDMTGETGTLGYMAPEVLNGNPYNRKCDVYSFGICLWEIYCCDMPYPDLSFSEVTSAVVRQNLRPEIPRCCPSSLANVMKRCWDANPDKRPEMDEVVTMLEAIDTSKGGGMIPNDQAQGCLCFRRYRGP, from the exons atgaaggaGAAGAGTGAAAGTGGAGGTGGGTATGTGAGAGCGGATCAGATAGATCTGAAGAGCTTAGACGAGCAGCTTCAGAGACATCTAAGCAGGGCATGGACTATggaaaagaacaagaagagagaggaagatCAGCAAGAGCAAGAAGCAGCAAGGTCCACTGTCACCAGGAGGCAAGAGTGGGAGATTGACCCCTCTAAGCTCATCATCAAGGCTGTCATAGCTCGTGGAACTTTCGGCACCGTTCACCGCGGCATTTATGATGGTCAAGACGTTGCTG TTAAACTTCTTGATTGGGGGGAGGAGGGCCACAGGTCAGATGCTGAAATAGCTTCTCTTAGAGCTGCTTTTACACAGGAGGTTGCTGTTTGGCACAAGCTTGAACATCCTAATGTAACAAAA TTTATTGGGGCAACAATGGGTTCATCAGAGCTAAACATACAAACAGATAATGGCCACATAGGCATGCCGAGTAATATTTGTTGTGTTGTAGTGGAGTATTGTCCTGGCGGTGCTCTAAAATCTTACCTCATAAAGAACCGAAGAAGGAAGCTAGCTTTTAAAGTAGTTGTCCAACTTGCACTGGATCTTGCAAGAGG AATGAGCTATCTTCACTCCCAGAAGATCGTCCACAGAGATGTTAAAACAGAAAATATGCTTCTGGACAAGACACGCACTGTTAAAATAGCTGATTTTGGAGTTGCTCGTATTGAGGCTTCAAATCCTAATGACATGACTGGCGAGACTGGAACCCTTGGTTACATGGCACCGGAG GTTCTCAATGGCAATCCATATAACAGGAAATGTGATGTCTACAGTTTTGGCATATGCTTGTGGGAGATATACTGCTGTGATATGCCGTACCCTGACCTCAGCTTCTCGGAAGTAACATCAGCTGTTGTTCGCCAG AACCTGAGGCCAGAGATACCCCGTTGTTGCCCAAGCTCTCTTGCAAATGTAATGAAGCGATGCTGGGATGCTAACCCTGATAAACGGCCAGAGATGGATGAGGTAGTGACCATGTTGGAGGCCATTGACACGTCGAAGGGTGGGGGTATGATCCCAAATGATCAGGCTCAGGGTTGTTTATGTTTCCGAAGGTATCGTGGGCCTTGA